The sequence below is a genomic window from Scylla paramamosain isolate STU-SP2022 chromosome 38, ASM3559412v1, whole genome shotgun sequence.
ataataggaataaaaTGGAGAAGTAACAAAaccaatatgtgtgtgtgtgtgtgtgtgtgtgtgtgtgtgtgtgttagagccTGTCCTTGCAGcctaataactaaaaaaaaaaaaaaaaaaaaaaaaaaaagaggctagTCGCTATTAGATCAATAATTCAAGTGATGCTGTAGAGAATCAGCTTAGTTACTCTCGTCTCTCGGTAGAATTACATTTAATCCCTGTGTTAAAATGATATAGGTTTACTTAGCCCTTATTCTTACacgctttcctctcccatcacgacggttttcaaaggccaaagataTTTATTAATCGGGTTTTAGTTAGCATATCTTCCCATTGATGCATGATTTTAGTTAAagcatcactagaatcatggaaacactcatgaaaacacccacTCTGTTAAAAGTAGTTGAAATTGAGACACCAAAACGTTTATTGCACAGTTCAAGAAACGTTTAGGTATCATTCACACTGGTGCATTTATTTATCGCACTGTAGCACCGTACTTTTTGTGGATAGAGATGGTAACCTGACACATATCCTGAGTCatagaaacacttgaaaaccctcaTTAACTTCCATTAGATCATATTAAATAAAGTCCACACAGGCCGCTAAAAAGTTTGAGAATGCGGTGCCTAATACTGCAAGTCTAAAGAATGTTTCGCTCTTACACTTCCTTCTCGCTCCGTAAGGTAATTTTCGCTAATACAAGAATGGTAACATGACGCACATATTATTGTCTCAGTAAGTCAAATTGCTCTCTTCCGCTTCTCACTTTCTCACAGCCAAGTAGTCTATCTATACAAGAAACTATACTGGGTTACTACAGAGAATCATTTTGCTTCCTCTCATTAAGCAAAAGTAGATATTTGGGATAACACTGATATAACATTAGCGTTTTCATCTGAAGACTAGGTTGGATTAagattcagttcattaatttcattgctGATTCCTTCACTGTATAGATCACGATTTGAAAAGGCATCATATTGTGCCCAGAAATATATACGTCTGGAAATTAGTAAGTTACGGTtacttccataaaaaaaagaaaaaaaaattgttgagaTACAAGAATTGCAAGACATTCGTAGGTTAACTAAAGACAGTTTTCCTACAAAGCACACCTTCGTAATGTAGGTAAGACTTAGTTCATCCTCTGAAAGTTTCCACGTCTTGTGAACTTTTAACAGGTTCTAATGGAAGCTATTAACATCAAGAAAGTCTTCATAATTCCATGGATAGGTTAACCAGTGTCCTGCATCATTAAGAGAAAAGAATTTGACtactgtgacctttgaaaaaccGTCTGACGaaagaaatgtttaagaataccaAACTAAACTATGCTAAACTAAACGCAATTAGTTATAATACAATGCACATTTTTGAAACGCATACTAGCTAAACTATACACTTCGGCACAACACACATACCGGGTcacaaaaatacaagagaaTGAAGATATACAAGAAAAACAGATCCCACAAAACACCTCAATCTCATTCTGAACAGCAAGCGACAGAAACTTTTCAACAAACACCTCAAAAACCACATTCCCACATACCTGGCGTGCTGGCGGGCTCCTCAGGGAAGGCCGCCGCCAGCGCAAGGCAGCACACCCATATCCACAGCATGCTGAAGAGATACTGGGGACTGGGAATGAGAACAGCTAAAGGGTGTCCTGGGGGGTGTGGGCTGGTGTTGCCTGGCGCtgacctaaacctaacctgcCTCGCGTTGCCAGTTCATTAGTCCGCGTTGAATTTGTCGTAACCGTGCAACCGTCTTGAGTTTTTCTGGTGGAATGTGTGTAGGATTGCGGCAAGGATTGTGATGTGTGTATAAAGTTCTTATCTAAAAATGCACAcgcttatttgttttttcttgatgTTTGGTAGTGTGTGTAGGTTTATGAGTGTTATTGGTATTCAGCGCACGTTGAATTTCTCCTTACATCAACCGTGCATTGTCatccttacttttttcttattggtaCTCAGAGCGCGTTGAATTTCTCTACGTAACCATATAATCTTGCTTTTTCCTGAAGTTTGGAAACGTGGGGGATTGTAAATGCGTTGTAGGTATTCAGAGAGCGTTGAATTTCTCCGTACCTAACCATGCAGTTGGTTTTACTTGATTGGAAATGCGAGAGATTATGGAGGTGGTTGCTTAGCTCTTGTAAACGTGGAGATGCAAAATCTGACATTGTGAAATGTGGCAGTCTGAAGAGAAGCCACACTACGTACGCAAACCCGTCACAGAAGAGCGGAAGCAAAACCGGTCTAGCTTTTAAATATGACGGGCCTGTatccagaaacgctttgctctctcaccacgatatTTTTGaaggccagagatgattagctgggttctcagtGTTTCTCCTTaacccctatttttttttttttttttttttttgaggggctTCCATTGCTCACTTTGAGAATCGTGCACTATCACAATCAGCATTTGAAACTTCATTTCATCTCAGTATCCACTGTGCATTAAGGTGTTGGGAAATAAAGGCCAAGTTTGTTACACAAGAAGCTTCATGATGCTCACACAGGTTCCTCATGCGGTGCTTACCTGCACCAGTTAATCATGCGTTAGTTTTAAGGGGCACATGGTTAATATTGCCTTTCTTAATTCTTCAGTACATCACTGGgggggcgggagagagagagagagagagagagagagagagagagagagagagagagagagagagagagagagagagagagagagagagagagagagagagagagaaagattcaaGCATCATGCAAACTATTACATAATAGATGTTATACGAGAAATCTGATAGAGTAAAAGTTGCGGATGTTAAAGCAAGAATGCTCAGTAAGCCATGATAGTCTGCAGTACACCTTCCCAATATACGAGGGTAATAAAATGCAATATTCTACACGTATCTTATTCTCCAGGATACCACAAAGTCACCTCAGATTCCCCCCTCCCGCCCCTTACCTTACATTTAATCAAAAGTCAGCACTTCAGAAAGTTACCCCACTACGTACCTTCCCCTGACAATAATAAAAGGCAGACTTAAATGTACAAGATTTAATGGTACAGAATACGAGAATAAGAACCCCCCCACAGGTGCAGTGCCCCTGTCTCCCAGAATGCCACTACGTGATGCCGTGGAGGGCAATTGCACAGTTTTGTACATTCTAAAGTAGCATAATGGGCAATGATAACGTCTTACGATTAAAGTTTAGGGAAATTTTGTAGCAATGCCTTAGTCACGGATGGACAAGTGGTACGGATTTGGGACACCGTATCTTGGGTAACAAATGTTGTAAAACTAGTTAGTGCCCAGCGTTACCACACTCACAAGAACACTGTAACACATCCAGAGGGCGAGGCCTTTCACTCGACCTCAAAGGGCAGCAACACTGGATAATacaaagaaactttttttttttctgtctgtatgCAAATAGTCCTAACCTAGACGGTAAAATATAACTCAACACGTGTGCACCTCTGCTCGGGTGTCTTAGTAGGGCCTTGACCTTCCTGGGCCACGGTCACTGCAAGGCAAAACAAATAAAGTTAAATATGGCAGAGGAAAACACAAAATCCAAACAACCCATTCAGTAACTCTTTACACAACAGCTTAgccaaaatacataaatgtgCATGAGGGAATAACTACACATGATAACACATCCAATCATTATAaacagtgggcattttttccttttttgttggcattggccagtgccccttactttcaaaagaaaatgaataaattaataaaaaaaaaaaatacaacaggaTCACAGGCAGCGTTGATTAGAGGGCATTCAGATatgaaagaggaacaagagaacaGGACTCACCCCTTCATTGGGCCACCTCCATCACGATCACCATCTCGGTCACCATATCCTCCTCGGCCCCTCATGCCCCCTCGACCCCCACGGTCCCCACCACGTCCCCTGAAGCCCCCACGGTCCCCTCGGCCACGGAAGCCTCCGcggaaaccaccaccacctccaccgttgctgtctggaaaaaaaaaaaaaaaaaaaaaaagacaccaaatCAGTATTATAACATACCACTGATATGAGAACTAGTAGCTTTCGCATTGGCAATACTAAAACTGTCACAATCTGTTCTATTCAGTATGCATGAGGCTTCAGCAGGATCTCTACTATGTTTACCTGACCATCATGTCATATTATGTTctatatgatgtgtgtgtgtgtgtgtgtctgccttaCCGTCATCAAGGCTGGCAGGCTTCGGTTCGTTACAGCGGTTGCAGCTGTAACGCCAGGCAAAGTTGTTGTTGCCACAGTTGGGAACAGGACACCGCCAGTCACCAGCACGTCCTGGAGAACAAAGCAAAGGGCAATGATTAGGTTAAGTGATTCAAAGCAAACACTAAACATCAAAGcaaattacaaaatacatgGCAGAAATAATGTAATATGgaagtgataaaataaaaaaaaaatgagtttggTCATGTagtaaaaaagaattaaaatagCCCGGAGAGAACCAGTTGAGGGAAGATTAAGGGGAAGACAGAGTGAGACCCTCCAGTCAGTACCCACCTCGCCCACCACTCGGCGGCCCGTCACGCCCATCACggtcaccaccacgacctgggggtccaccaccaccaccacgcctgtcaaatcctctgtctcctccacctctgcctCGGCCACCACCACGCTCGTCGCCGCCGCCATAGCCGCCGCGGCCACGCTCATAATTGCTCTTTGGCCTCTCTGCCAGCTGAACCTGAGGGTACACACATGTTGGTCAGAGGACTGTCTACTGGTTCCTGCCTCTGCCTGTCTATTACTTcatactttcttttctcactgTTAATTTTCTGGTGATAAAAGTAGTTAGCCAAGCATGAATGTATTGGCATTTTGGATGTTATAATGTCAAATATTCATTACTTAGGAATATTAAAGCTTAATCAAAATAACTGCCACAGGTAATCAGTACATTAACATGTGCTTTCGTGTGTGTAGATGAATATTTCAGTGTTTGATTGCTAACTGAAACAAAATTTGcatgaaagacaaagaaaccCATTCACTCTGACTAAAATTTGACAAAGTAATGGACCATATTCCAAGAAGTCATTTCAGAAGTGTTGGTAGAAGCTTTCTTTACCTTGACAGTGCGTCCCATGAAGAGCTTGTCATCAAACCAGTCAATGGCAGACTTAGCAGTGTAGGGATCATCAAAGGTCACGGTGCACTCTCCCTTCATGCGGCCGGTGGCTTTGTCTTTGTACATCCAGATCTTGGGGCGCTGTGTTCTTTTGTCCACCTGTAACAAAAATGGATCACATTGGATAAGACCACAATTTTACACTTGCACCTCGAGTGACTTACCCCTGGCAAAAGCTGTCCTAAATTTAGTTTACTCTTGGTTTTCATACACTTATTATCTTTGACAGAACAACAATATGAACAAGTCTCCTTCTCAAAGCAATACACTGAAGTTTGTCTATTTCTCTTAGCTTTTAGAATTCAGACAAGATGAATACTCACCTTGATCACCCCAATGGAGCCAAAGTGTTCCTTGACGTCGTCCTCGGTAGCATTGGTGGGCATGCCAGAAACAAAGATTGTGTCCTCCTGCATGACCAGGTCAGCGGATTCACCCCTGAAGCGGTCGCCGGAGCTGCCTCCGCGACTGTTCCCGTCGTAGGAGCGACCACTGTAGCTCCCACCACTGTCCTCTgcacaccaacacacaacacTCTGTTAGCTTGGTCTCCCATACCCTCCCTTCAGCTGAGACTTGTTCATGCTGGCCAAATGAAGCTCCACAAGGTATACCAATATGAATCACTTGTCTGTTACTTGTCGACGTACTGCATCATACCTCGGGCTTTTTTTACTTGGCAAAAATGAACAAGATACTTCTAATGTATAGGGATAGGTTTTGCTTAAACTGAACTGTTAAAAAGTGCCAATGGGTGACTAAAAATTCATCATAGTTATTCTACAACAGACGGCACACTCTGACTAAGCAGATCTGGTTCTCAGCTCTACATGATCACATTCAAGCTACATGATCACATTCAGGAGCCAATGCCCACCTAGGCCTCGCCTACACTCCATTCCCAGCAACAGCTGACCCAGGCTGGGGAACGCACGCACTTTGTGAAACACCAACACTGAATAACACGTTACTGTTAGCACCACAGAAACAGTACCACCAAGAGTAACCACGTGCCCGTTACCACCCTCTTGACTCGACCGATCACACGTCCATCCCATGACTACCTTGTGTTATGTTACCAGTGCCGGCCTACTGCAGGCATCTCAGGAAGGCAAGAAACCCAGGGAACGTATCACACTACTGCATACCAAACAACGTCTTTGTATACCATGTACAACTCTCTGTTTGCACACCCACAGCAATATTGGGGCTGTTGTACCTATGACATACCATACCAAAACATGTCATTTTCTGCTTTACACCATGAGCATGCAACCTATGATGTGTAATTACCGAGGAAACAGTACAGGACCTGCATTTACATTTCTGCATACCAAGGTGCTACTCATCGTTACAGCGAACCAGAACCTTCGGATGACTCCCTAGCAATCGGTTCTCACGTTACTCAAGAAGCGTTTCATGTGGAGCATCATACATTCATCAACAtttcaaaaaacaaaatacttgGCTTGTATTGCATCATTAAAAACCCAAGTGTAGTCACCTTATACCT
It includes:
- the LOC135091856 gene encoding RNA-binding protein cabeza-like isoform X2 yields the protein MAETQYNYSGGYASGGSSGGGGSSAGTGSYGGYSNTSSAAPPPASSYSQPQYGGYSAPPPQGYSQSQAPYAAPPTYGAPPPQGGPGSSYSGYGMQQQSQPPVQPPAASSGGYNSYGGQSQGYEQNSSYQSGNYGQPPSNTYGGQHASSYGNQPSANYSNVQPQGNYGGPPPPQGSYGGPPSGGNYGGPQGPNYGAPPPSNGSYGGQSGGFNKDSGGSYSGRSYDGNSRGGSSGDRFRGESADLVMQEDTIFVSGMPTNATEDDVKEHFGSIGVIKVDKRTQRPKIWMYKDKATGRMKGECTVTFDDPYTAKSAIDWFDDKLFMGRTVKVQLAERPKSNYERGRGGYGGGDERGGGRGRGGGDRGFDRRGGGGGPPGRGGDRDGRDGPPSGGRGRAGDWRCPVPNCGNNNFAWRYSCNRCNEPKPASLDDDSNGGGGGGFRGGFRGRGDRGGFRGRGGDRGGRGGMRGRGGYGDRDGDRDGGGPMKGDRGPGRSRPY
- the LOC135091856 gene encoding RNA-binding protein cabeza-like isoform X1, which translates into the protein MAETQYNYSGGYASGGSSGGGGSSAGTGSYGGYSNTSSAAPPPASSYSQPQYGGYSAPPPQGYSQSQAPYAAPPTYGAPPPQGGPGSSYSGYGMQQQSQPPVQPPAASSGGYNSYGGQSQGYEQNSSYQSGNYGQPPSNTYGGQHASSYGNQPSANYSNVQPQGNYGGPPPPQGSYGGPPSGGNYGGPQGPNYGAPPPSNGSYGGQSGGFNSALGMAPPPQSAPPGYGGMQGPPENRLSTPTHRRDQGRGYYKEDSGGSYSGRSYDGNSRGGSSGDRFRGESADLVMQEDTIFVSGMPTNATEDDVKEHFGSIGVIKVDKRTQRPKIWMYKDKATGRMKGECTVTFDDPYTAKSAIDWFDDKLFMGRTVKVQLAERPKSNYERGRGGYGGGDERGGGRGRGGGDRGFDRRGGGGGPPGRGGDRDGRDGPPSGGRGRAGDWRCPVPNCGNNNFAWRYSCNRCNEPKPASLDDDSNGGGGGGFRGGFRGRGDRGGFRGRGGDRGGRGGMRGRGGYGDRDGDRDGGGPMKGDRGPGRSRPY